Within Synechococcales cyanobacterium T60_A2020_003, the genomic segment ATGAGGATTGAAATGGCTCCTATCGGTGCAAATCACGCTCACCAAAATGCGATTGTAAGTAAGGTAATCGGGCTATTTGCCGCCCTCCGCCATATTCAAATTATCGAATTTATCAACTGTAGCTTTCGCAAAACTGGGGAGCGGGAATGCCAGCCTGACCTTGCGTTTTACATTGGAACTGAATTCCAACTTCCGCCGAAAAATAACTCCCCCATCAACGTTGAGGTACTCGGCGCACCCACGTTAGCCGTAGAAATAGGAGCTAGTTCCCTAAGCGACGATTTGGGTGCAAAGCGCTTGCTGTATGAACGGTTGGGTGTGGCGGAGTACTGGGTTGTGGATGTCGCCCAGCAACGCATCATTGCGTTTTCGGTTGCAGAGGGGCGCAGCGGTCAGATCCAGACCTCAGAGGTATTACCGGGACTGGAGATGGCGCTAGTCAATGAAGCGCTAGCAAAGACCCAATCTGACGATGACGGAGCGATTACCCGCTGGCTCATGCAAACCTTAACCTAGAGAACATAATTCTGCCTGATATCCCCAACTCACCCCTCACCCCTCAAAAC encodes:
- a CDS encoding Uma2 family endonuclease, which produces MTFATTPTIELDTWTPATWEEFVAIANSPEYAKSRAYFDQGQMRIEMAPIGANHAHQNAIVSKVIGLFAALRHIQIIEFINCSFRKTGERECQPDLAFYIGTEFQLPPKNNSPINVEVLGAPTLAVEIGASSLSDDLGAKRLLYERLGVAEYWVVDVAQQRIIAFSVAEGRSGQIQTSEVLPGLEMALVNEALAKTQSDDDGAITRWLMQTLT